ataaatagagtaataaatatgtacaaccatatatacatatatacaggtgctgtggggaagggaaggaggtaagatgggggggatggagagggggacgagggggagagagggggattaagactgtgagccccacttgggacagggactgtgtccaacctgattactttgtatctaccccagtgcttagaacagtgcctggtacatagtaagcacttaacaaataccataattattaggagaggggcagcaggagcagcagtagcagcaaatGCGCCTGTGCCCCTGTCAGTTCATCTGAACTGTTGGAatgtttctccacccttattctcctttcccttcccaaaagggATTTTGATGTCTTCCGGGATCCAGGGGGCTTAGCTGCATCTTCAGTTTGGCTAATCGGCATCTGTGGTTCTGtctcccgtccccctcctccccacaggccTGCGAGCGAGATGTGCAGTGTGGGTCCGGGACCTGCTGTGCCATCAGCCTCTGGCTCCGGGGTCTCCGGATGTGCACGCCCCTGGGACAGGAAGGAGATGAATGCCACCCAGTCAGTCACAAGGTACCCACCCCGGCTCTGCTCCCATAGACAACCTCAGCGAGGCGGGGGCTGGTCAGTTTCCTCCCCCTCGGCCATCGAGAGCTGATTCGGGAGTCCATCAAGATCGCCAGGCCGTGCTCACATGAGTGCTGTTTGGAGGCATCCGATGGGACCCTGGAGTTCTGGTTCAGGGCAGAGTTTCGGGAAGGATGGGGCTGGAAGGTGCAGGGGTTTGGGCTCCTGAATGGTGTCCATGGGCTCCTGGGACTTCAAATCTAATAGAGGAGTCCAGGtggattgatattcattcattcattcaatcctatttattgagcgcttactgtgcgcagagcactgtactaagcgcttgggaagtccaagttggcaacatatagagacggtccctgcccaacagtgggctcacagtctagaagggggagacagagaacaaaacaaaacattaacaaaataaaataaatagaataaatatgcacaaataaaataaatgaagaaatagagtaataaattcgtatcGTGTTCCAAAGCACAATGCTGATTACCGTTAAATTGTATTCACAACTGGCACAAGTATTCCAGCCAAGGAAGTCTCCAACAGTTCCTCAAGTCCAGCAATGACAAATTTACtgaagtactcattcattcaatcatatttattgagcgcttattgtgtgcagagcactgtactaagcgcttgggaagtaaaagttggcaacatataaatgctGGATCTGAAAATGAATGTTGGAAAAACTGAAAAAAGATTAGGCTTACTCGGAAACGTTTGATATGGACCGTCAATTTTAGGAACAAAACAAACACTCCAAATTCCGTTTCTCTGCAGGATCCTTAGAATACTATTCACTAGATCATCAAGATTTTAAAATTGACAGAGTAATTACGCTATCTGGAATCTGTGGGGTCACAAGGGTGCagttgtttggttttggttttatggtatttgttaagtgcccactatatgctaagcactttaccaagcactggggcagatacaagttaatcaggttgggctcagtcttaatccccattttacagagaaggtaactgagacacagagaagtgaagtgactggcccaaggtcacccaacagacaagctgggtatttatttacttatttattactctatttatttattttatttgtacgtttattctatttattttattttgttaatatgttttgttttgttgtctgtctcccccttctagactgtgagcctgttgttgggtagggaccgtctctatgtgttgccgagttgtacttcccaagcgcttagtagagtgttctgcacacagtaagcacgcaataaatacgattgaatgaattgaatgaatgaagtggcggagctgggattagaacccaggtgcttttgactctcaggcctgtcctctatccactaggccacccaggTCGGCTTCTCCGTGGTGATTTCCCCAGTGGGCCAGAGGCTTCTGATGGATTGtcttcactgttcattcattcaatcgtatttattgagcgcttactgtgtgcagagcactgtactaagcgcttgggaagtacaagtttgcaacatatagaaacggtccctacccaacagcgggctcaagtctAGATGGCATTGCCTGATCTTGCAATCAGTGGAAGGCGCCAGAAAAGAGGGAGGCATGATTATGGTAGGGATGCGGGGATGGAGTCTGTCCGGGGTTGCCCAGGGATGTGTGTGGACAGAGGGGCTGGTTTGGGGGACAgggggcctagagaagcagtgtggtttaatggaaagtgcacgggcttgagagacagaggtcatgggttctaatccctgccccgccacttctcagcggtgtgattttgggcaagtcccttaacttctctgtgcctcagttacctcatctataaaatggggattaagactgtgagccccacgtgggacaaagtgatttccttgtatctactccagcacttagaacagtgctttgcacatagtaaatgcttaacaaataccaccgtcatcattattattattattgttatgtgcacaAACCACAATGGCTCCTCCGGAGGGGTTGTGCCATTTCCCACCttatcccccagcccccagagctGCCCCCTTTCCAGGGGTTAGAGACGCTGCTCCAGCAGAGACAGATTCTCAggcactgctgacaagtggtctgTCCACCATGGATGTACCCAAGAAGTGGGAGTCAGATTCCTTCAGATGACTGGAAGATGTTAATCATAGGGGAGGTGGCACcatgtaaggtaataataataataatggcatttattaagtgcttactaagtgcaaagcactattctaagcactggggaggttacaaggtgatcaggttgtccaggggggctcacagtcttaattcccattttacagatgaggtaactgaggcacagagaagtgaagtgactagcccaaagtcacacagctgacaattggcagaccgggatttgaacccatgacctctgactccaaagcccgtgatctttccactgagccacgctgcttctctaataatgatggcatttgttaagtgcttctatgtgcaaagcactattctaagccctggggaggttacaaagtgatcaggttgtcccaagggggggctcacagtcttcatccccatttcacagataaggtaactgaggcacagaaaagttaagtgacttgcccaaagtcagacagctgacaattggcagaccgggatttgaacccatgacctctgactctaaagcttgtgctcttttcactgagccacgggtagtagttcaaccccttctactagggaCTGGTAAATTTGATAGGAAGTCCAGACACATTTGTAATCGAACCAAACACCTCCTCTGCAAATCACAGCCCGTCACGACCCAGTCATGAGAATCCTGATGCAGCTTTCCCACTTTTTCTGTTTGCGATCTTCCCATTCATTCTGTTCTCTTCACAGGTCCCTTTCTTTGGGAAACGCCAGCACCACACGTGTCCCTGCCTGCCAAATTTGCTGTGCTTCAAGTTTCTGGATGGCAGATACCGGTGTTCAGTCGACTTCAAAAACATAGACTTTTAGGAATAAATCCAGCCGGACAGAGACATTACATTTCCAGCCCCCTGCTGCTATGCTTTCCCTGGAACCCCACCCTAAGCTCCTTCCTGGTCTGCCCTTCTCAGCTTTCAAGCATCTTGCTTCACCTATCAAagttccttcccaccctcccctcctggcCTTTAAGGGAGGGGGACATTTCCATTTAAGCCTGAGTATGCCCTAATGCCATGGTTTCTCCAAGGTATAGGAATGTTAAGATGACTTTCCCAATTCATCTGATCCCACCATTTTCCTCTTGGACCATGCTGGGATCGGGGAAAGCCTACCCAGAGCTGGAAGCCTGATAAAAGGCAGGAAATGGAAGTGATGTAAACGAAGGATCTGTGCTTCCCTAGTACCCTTCCTGCTGGTGAATAAACTGATGTTTTCAGTGGCCTCTACTCTTCCCCCTCAGTGATTGAATTTATTCTTTCTGATTGCTACCCTGATAATTCTTTCTGTCAGTGAGTTAGACCCAACTACCCGGGGCagtggtagcagtaatagcatttactgagtgcttctgagTGCAATACACTGCacagagcccttgggaaagtacaacagaccacaagacaccttccctgcccacaaggagtttacagtctagttgggggggGCGACTGGGGCTCCCTTTGGTGGGGTGGTACCTGACCTGGGATCAGTCCCCTGATGGATGGACTTATCCCAGGGAGGTTCATTTAACttcattttactaagcgcttgggcaagtacaatacagaagagttgtagacatgttccctgcccacaaagagcttacagtctacagggggagaaacgCACTTCAGACTTCTCAACCAGAAAGACAAATGTGgtcatgtgatgatgatgatgatgatggcatttgttaagcgcttactatgtgcaaagcactgttctaagcgctgggggggatacaaggtgatcacgttgtcccacgtgggtctcacagtcttaatccccattttacagatgagggaactgaggctcagagaagtgaagtgacttgcccaaggtcacacagcagacatgtggcagagcggggattcaaacccatgacctctgaatccaaagcccgggctcttcccactgagccacgctgcttcatgtgggTCGGACTACCCTCTCAGGTCAGAGCAGGCAGATTTGCATCGAGCCACGGTTCAACAGTTGGAAACAGCACGGTCTAATTGAAAGagttcaggactgggagtcagaggacctaggttttaatcccacctctgccatttgcctgctgtgtgacctttggcaagtcatttaacgtctctgtgcctcagttacctcatctgtaaaatggggatttaatacctcttctccctcctacttagattgagaccCCTATGcaagacaggtactgtgtctgacctgattgctctTATacttacaccagcgcttagtatagtgcttggcacatagtcactgcttaaaatatattattatcattattaataaagataataataatattgttattgttactggaGTTGAATGGGAGTCTTCCTGACCTGGAAGTCTTTACAATAAGGAACGagaccttctaatcaatcaatcaatcatatttattgagcacttagtgtgtgcagagcactgtactaagcccttgggggagtacaacacaatagaatgggtagacatgttccctgcccacaaggagctcacagtctagagggggagacagacattaataatagtgTATACATTACtggtatgtgcataaatgctgtggggatgaaggtgggatgaataaagcctATAAATCTAAGagtaaaggtgacacagaagggagagggaggaggggaaatgagggcttagttggggaaggtctcttggaggagatgtgattttaataaggctttgaaggtggggagagtggtagtttgttatacaaggagagaaggagttcccggtcaggaggaggatgtgggaaaggggtccgtggtgagaaagatgaaattgaggcacagtgggaTCTAATGGGGACGTaacatggcctggaagtcagaaggcttgggttctaatcctgatttcgcCACttcttttggggaagcagcatggtgtaggggctagagcatgggcctgagagctagaaggtcatgggttctaattcccgctctacttcttgtctgctgtgtggccttgggcaagtcacttcacttccttgtgcctcagttacctcatctgtaaaatggggattaggactgtgagccccaggcgggacagggactgtgtccaacccgatttccttgtatccaccccagggctcagtacagtgcctggtacacagtaagtgtttaacaaatatcacaattattattattgtccgctctgtgaccttgggtgagtcatttaacttctctgtgccttaaatcacctcatctgtaaaatgaggattaaatccccttccgtcggactcagactgtgagccctttgtacaacctgattatcttgcatctaccccaccttgcatctaccccacctcttagacAGTGttcgccacatagtaagtgctcaacaaattccataactAATTATTGACGGGAACTAATGGGATCTAATTCAATTTAATCGCTTATGCTCTGGGGGGAAAGGCAAGCGTTTATTGACAAGAGCCAGACCAAGATTTCAATTTCCCAGCTGCCATCTGGTTTTACCCAGCAGGAAAGTCTCGGTCTGTCCTTGGAACAGGAAAAAACATTTTCAGATATGTCTGTTCTTCTCTGGCTGTGACAGGATCATTTCCACAGAGCTTGAGGGGAAAGTATAGAAAGTGAACTAAAATCTACCAGAGAATAGGTTATCTCTAAGCAACTGGGAGGCATAATTAGTctgtccagtccagtccagccaAATACTTGGAGGAGTAAAtggttacagaagcagcatgaccaaatGGCAAGAACCaagactatattcattcattcattcaatcatatctattcagcgtgtactttgtgcaaagcactgtactaagcgcttgggagggtacaatacaataacagacacattcactgcccacaaagagctcacagtctagagggggaggtttaAGTTTTAAtttagactctgccacttgcctgttgtgtgaccctggttaagtcatgtaacttctttgtgcctcagtttcttcatccataaaatggggattaaaatgtgattagataccagttctccctcccccttggtctatgagatccatgtgggatagagCCTGTGCCTAATTTGCCTGTATTTTGTCTATGCCAACACTTAGTTAAGTGTTTggtaggtagtaagtgcttaacacataccacagttattattatttttagccacagttattattatttttagcaccAATTCGCTAAGTGTCACCCCAGAGGCCTACCACTTCTCAAATCCCAGTTTACTtctcccattcaatcgtatttattaagtgcttactgtgtatagagcactgtactaagcacttgaagaacaCATTATAAcaatgacacattccctccccacaaggagtttacagtctagagggggaaacagacattaatataaataaataaatgacagatatgtacatcaatcaatcaatcaatcaatcaatcgtatttattgagcgcttcctgtgtgcagagcactgtactaagcacttgggaagtacaagttggcaacatatagagacagtccctacccaacagtgggctcacagtctagaagtgctgtggggcagggaggggaagtgaataaggggagcaagccaggatgacgcagaaagagtgggagaagaggaaaggagggcttagtcagggaaggcctttaagAGGAGAgattgccttcagtaaggctttgaagggagggagagtaattgtctgtcagataattgTCTGTCTGTTCCCAGAGCAATCTGCTTGGACGTGGCTGGAAATAAGTGATGTGTCACTATCCTTCGAGGTATGTAACGTCCTCCTTGTGAAGATTTAAAACGTCCATTTGTGAGTCTCACTCATCCTCAAGTCTGGTTATTGGTGTCTGCTTTATCAGTGATTAACTTTTGCCCTTCCTGTTGCCCCTGTGACAGGCATGGGAAACCCTTGGGTTGATGTTCTGAAATTCAACTGAGGCCTGACATCTGCCTTACAAGGCCCCGGTACCCCAACCTGGGAGAGGCTAGGCACATCCAACAATAAGAATATCATCCAGTCAACAAGGAAAAAGGTTTAAATTAAATGATCAAATAGATCGAGACTAGAACCTGGAAGGTAAACACTGCCCGGAGCAGGCAGGTCTCagattccacttttttttttttgctgttgttacggtatgtgttaagctgttactaagtgtcaaatgctgttctaggcgttagggtaataataataatgatgacatttattaagcacttactatgtgcaaagcacgggtagatacaagtgaattaggttggacatagtccctgtcctgcatgggactcacagtctaagtaggagggagaacaggagaactgaggcacaaagttgtgacttgcctaaagtcacatttcaggccattggcagagtgagattagaacccaaggcctctgacacccaggcctgtgctcttttcactaggccacactgcttcttacagagaagtgaagtgattagcccaaggtcacgcagcggacaagcggtgaagctggcgtcagaacctagatcctcctggctcccaagactgtgctccatccactaggcagtgtggggaagcagcttggcctagtgaatagagcccaggacctgggactcagaaggatctgggttctaattttagttccgccacttgtctggtgtgtcatcttgggcaagtcactt
The sequence above is a segment of the Tachyglossus aculeatus isolate mTacAcu1 chromosome 7, mTacAcu1.pri, whole genome shotgun sequence genome. Coding sequences within it:
- the PROK1 gene encoding prokineticin-1, with product MKAIIQVSFMLLLITFSKCAVITGACERDVQCGSGTCCAISLWLRGLRMCTPLGQEGDECHPVSHKVPFFGKRQHHTCPCLPNLLCFKFLDGRYRCSVDFKNIDF